tgcatattattgataccatttgaaaggaaacattttgaagtttgtggaaatgtgaaatgaatgtaggagaataacacattagatctggtaaaagataatacaaagaaaaaaacatgttttatgtttgtcttttttttgtaccatctttgaaatgcaagagagagGCCATAACGTATTATGAAAGACCAGGCGCAGTTTATATTTTGGCcagtagatggcagcagtgtacgtGCAAAGTTTTAAACCTATCCAataaaccattgcatttctgttaagtgtttcaagactgcccaaatgtgcctaattggtttattaatacattttcaagttcataactgtgcactctcttcaaacaatagcatggtattctttcactgtaatagctactgtttaACTGGACAGTGCAGtgagattaacaagaattgaagctttctgccaatatcagatatgtctatgtcctgggaaatgttcttgttacttacaacctcatgctaatcacattagcctacattagttcAACCATCCCGCAGGGCACCTactgatcctgtagaggtttttaACCACTTGATTTGACGAGTCTCCCTGAGTCATATCACTTTTCCTCATGTGAGGGGATTCTGTCAGATCAGCAGATGAACAAAACACCTGGTATCTACTGTCTCTGCAAACCCCACAACTACCCCTTAAAAACAGCATAGGCCTACTCAAAACTCTAATAACTTGACTTTCCATTTTTATGGTGTTAATTTAAACAAAACATAAGCCTGCCTGCTAAACCTCTAGGATTGATCGAGAATAGCTCCCTTAACATTGGTGTATGAAATACAATAGGCATCTATGATCTAAGTAATGGTCACCCAGTTGTAGCGCTGGGCTGTGGCAGTGGGCACTGGCTGACTGTGTTTACCCCCAGAACTTTGGCCTTGACAGTTCTTAGCAGGGGAATGAATAGAGCCTCTGTGTTGCTGCCTGGGCTATATGCTTCTCTCTGCAGCTGGCCCTTAGGTAAACAGCAGACATAATAGCGCCTAGTGACTATCTGGGTTAGAAATAGCAGACCTGCTACGGGAATGCCTTCAGTCCCAAAAGGCGAAACATTGAAATATAGAGAAGTGTATATACTTCTCCCTGTCTCATTCTTGCCCCTTCTTGTTTTTTCTCTTGACCTATTTTCTGACTCTTCCTCCAACCAGTTGTCTCATTGAAGCAGCTGTTCGACCAGCCAGCCTTAACTACTGTATAAGCTATCCGTTCACAACAGCGCAGTGACCACAACTCTGTGGTCAGCTCAGGTCCTACCCTGCCAGATGAATAGTTATGGTTCCTATGATGACAATGGCATTTTCTGTTATTTGTTTCAGGTTCTGCTGTCTTCATGCCCAGTGGTAAGTCCCCATAACATGCAACCTTGATTGTATTACACATTTTTATCCACAACATTTATGCCTCTATTTGCTGTTTACATTTAGTATTTTTTAGGGttatgtttttttctctccattatCTTGTTGAGAAATGTTttcattttgtgtgtttttttcctgTTGCAAAATGTACAAATAAGTCCTGTGTGTGTTGCATTAGCATGGGGCCAGAGCAGCAGCAGTCTAGGTGTGGTGGTGGAGGCCCGCAACATCACCCTCCCAGCTGGGACCCTGGCGGTACTGCCCTGCAACAGCCCCCGCATGGTGTGGACCCGGGACCGCCTGAAGGACCGCCAGAGGGTGGTCCACTGGGACCTGGTCCGGAGCATACCAGAGTACTCTGTGGAGAGGATACTGGACATGTCCCCCGGGGTCAAAGAGAGAGTCTACAATGGGTTCAACAAGGGCCGGATAACCATCCCCAAAACCGCCTTCACTGACGGGAACTTCTCCCTCGTCATCAACAGTGAGTTGGGCCCGTGGTATACTGTATGCTCATGACTGTACAGAATATTACACTAATTTATGTTACTCGAGAAAATGTCATTGGAATGTGTGTTATGCCAGATGTGGGAGCAGCTGACCGAGGTGTTTATAGTTGTAACCTGCACCACCACTACTGCCAGCTGCACCAATCCATCAAGATACAACTCAACACCACCAAGTCAGGTGACTATCCACAATAGGTATCTGAATCATGATGATTTGAATAGTCTTCCATACAGTATCTATTATGCTTAAATGAAAAATGCTATTCACCCTGTTCCATCTCAGCCCGTAAGGAGAAGCGGTACTGGGACGGGGACAAGACAGTGTTTGTGGTGTTGCTGGGGAGCTCGGTGGTGTTGCCGTGTGTGAACCGGCGGCCCCTGTGGACGGACGGccagcaggaggagcagcagcaggtaGCCCACTGGGACTGGCAGCCCCCTGGGGTGAGACCTGATTTGGCTGACCGCCTGGTGGACCTGTACGCTTCCGGAGAGCGCAGACAGTATGGACCGCTCTTCCCTGTGGATAAGATGAGTGTTTCTGAGGATGCCTTCTCTGTAGGGGACTTCTCTCTGACCATATCTAACCTGCAGCCCATTGACAAGGGCCTGTACTCCTGCCACCTGCACCACCACTACTGTGGCCTGCACGAGAGACGCATCTTCAGACTCATGGTGGGGCCTCCACTCCCCCCACCTCCTCTGGTccccactgcagctcctgctgtCCCCCACGCACTCCCCAATGACGACCCAAGTAAGACACTCTGCATATCCCTTTCTCTTAGGGTTTATTCTCTGATTGGAAGTGTGAACCATTTTTCAACTTCATCAGAGCATGGCGGGTATAGTTAGAATAAAGCCCTTTCTCCTTTCCTTTCAACTATAAATCATTCTATCTTCTCTCTATATTCTCGTTCACATTTTCCCTGAGCTTCGTTTTCCCTAATCTGATTGGTGTTTGTGTCTGCCTGTCTTTACAGCAGCCTGTGTCTAACTGAGAACACTGTTCCTGGGGTATATTTATTGGTCATATTTATAGGCATTTTTGGCCAGTTATGTCAGTGCATCTTTGTGCCAGATCTCTTCTCAAACTTTTTCTCCGTCTGCACAAGAGGAAggcggagagaaagagggaatgaAGGAGTGGGCAAAAGAGGCAACAAAAACAAAAGAAACAGATGGAGAAAAAGAGGGTGAGAAAAAAAGAATGAAAGAATGCATTTGGCCGCAGATGAGCTGacaagcgagggggagagagcccTGGAGTGTTGAGAAAGGGAGGGGGTTTTGTTTGGGGAATCTGACTGTTGGCTGCAGGCAGCCAGTCTGAAAGGCCACTAATTGTCCAAAACCGAAATGCTCTCATTTTCATTGGAGACCTTTTTAATTTTTCTGTAGTTGAGCAAATGGCTTAGTTTACAGGAGGAGCCATTCTAGCTCAACAGGGGCAGTCAAGCCAGACTCCAGGGGAAGGAGGGCGCATGGTGAGGCTTTGCAACTGGTGAATTGGGATTTCTGTTCGTCTCTAAGTTTCATtatctctctacagtaacctgtCTACAgagtctctctccatcactagtctgattctctccttctccctggccTCTGGTTGGGGCGTGTTTATCAGCAAAAGGATGAAATGTGCTACATCTGTTCAGCACCTGGACCAGCTGGGACATGAAAGGGGAACAGTGGGGGAGGTGTTGGCAAGGGTTGGTTCAGTGTTAGATGTGGATCCTCCTTTGTCCTTTTTAAGATGGGTTGATCCATTTAACAGCATTGTAAAGTATGCAGGGAAGAAATGCACATGGATCAATGCAGAGATATCTTCAGTTCTTTGCTTTGATTTTTACTTTGTGACTTCATCTTTCTTCTACTTAGTTGTGCTTTTTCCCTTGTTAAGTCCAGCCAACTCTTATCCCCGTCCTCTGCAATTGCAGCAGCCATTATCCCACTTTTTTGTTACACTGTAATCATTTATGGCAAGCTAAAGTAGAGCTCGGTGTTGTTGTGAGCGCCAGAACCTGGATAAGTCAGCCAAAACATTTAGAATAGAAAATAACCAGAAATGCAGACCAGGTCAGATTCCTTCAGCTCATTGGCTTGCTAATTAACCACAGTCTTTCAACAAGACTAAAACCACTCGCTGTGTGACCTCTGCACGGCACATGTCACATTGTGTTTCTGCGTGTAAGTTCTTGTCTGATCTATCAGGGGAATGGAAACAGGCAACAgctgagatacagagagagaactgaggcAAGACTAATTGTTCTCCAGAGATAGTTGACCTTGACCATGACACTGCAGTTTCATGCATATTAACAACATTCAAAACAGACAAGAGATAATTAGCAACTCTGATGCCACTTGGGAAGTGTTGAATTAGATTAATTCAATACAATTTGTTCTGTAAGACTGGTGCAGTTTGCAAGATCCACCCAGGGATGGTATCTGTCCGCCGCTCATTTCTTATTTTAAGCCTGCCTCAAGCTAATACCTATCCTCAGGCTAGTTTAATCAGTCATGTGTCATAACATAcagaccagtcaaaagtttggacccacctacttattcaagggttttttctttatttttactattttctatatagttttgacgtcttcactattattctactatatATTCTACtctaacacacatggaatcatgtagtaaccaaaaaagtgttaaacaaatttgagattcttcaaagtagccaccctctgccttgatgacagctttgcacactcttggcattctctccgccagcttcatgaggtagtcacctggaatgcaagttaacaggtgtgccttgttaatttgtggagttTGTGCGTTtgagtcagttgtgttgtgacaagttagtggtggtatatagaagatagccctatttggtaaaagaccaagtccatattatgttaagaacagctcaaataagcaaagaaaaatgacagtccatcattactttaagacatgaaggtcagtcaatccggaaaatgtcaagaactttgaagtttcttcaagtgcagtcgcaaaaaccatgatgaaactggctctcatgaagactgcCACAGGGAATGAAGACCCAGACTTAACTCTgttgcagaggacaagttcattagagttaactgcacctcagattgcagcccaaataaatgcaacAGAGTtccactgttcagaggaaactgcgtgaatcaagccttcatggttgaattgctgcaatgaaaccacttctaaaggacaccaagaagagacttgcttgggccaagaaacacgatcaatggacattagataaGGTCATTAGAgtaaactgcacctcagattgcagcccgaataaatgcttcacagagttcaagtaacagacgcatctcagcatcaactgttcagaggagactacgtgaataaGTCCTTCATGGTCAGATTGATACAGAAAaacactactaaatgacaccaataataagagacttgcttgggccaagaaacatgagcaatggacattagagtgGTGGAAACCTtgaatttttggttccaaccaccgtgtctttgtgagacgccgagtaggtgaacagatgaactctgtgaagcatggaggaggtggtgtggtagtgctttgctggtgacactgtctgtgattgatttagaattcaaggcacacttaaccagcattgctaccacagcattctgcatcgatacaccatcccatctggtttgcgcttagtggtgctataatttgtttttcaacaggacaatgacccaacacacctccaggctaagggctattttaccaagaaggagagttgaggaagtgctgcgtcagatgacctggcctccacaatcacccgacctcaagccaattgagatggttttggatgaggtggaccgcagagtgaaggaaaaacaaccaacaagtgctcagcatatgtgggaactccttcaagactgttggaaaagcattccaggtgactacctcatgaagctggttgagagaatgccaagtgtgcaaagctatcatcaaggcaaagggtggctactttgatgaatttaaaatatattttgttttgtttaacactttttttggttactatgtgattccatatgttttatttcatagttttgttggcttcactattattatattctgtagaaaatagtacaaataaagaaaaccccttgaatgagtagatgtgtccaaacttttgactggtactgtatctgaGGATGGGCCAAGGAGAACAGATTTAAAAGAAACAAATGCCTCTAGGTGATGGAAAGCAAAAGTATTTTTAGTGTCATCAGCCTTCCCAGGCTTGGTTAATACAGGTCTCCACCATCATTATCCCCAATGACTATCATTTCTGTTCTCACCCAGCAGGTGAGAGAGACCTGTGTAACAGTGGCAAGCTGATTGATGGTTATGGTGCAATAATTGTGTAATGGGAAGGTATGGTACATGTTATTGTGTGCAGACGGTTTGGAAGTAACAATTTGATATGCCAATTTGTAATAGCTATTTTC
This genomic stretch from Oncorhynchus kisutch isolate 150728-3 linkage group LG24, Okis_V2, whole genome shotgun sequence harbors:
- the mxra8b gene encoding matrix remodeling-associated protein 8b isoform X3 gives rise to the protein MLLLFLSSAVFMPSAWGQSSSSLGVVVEARNITLPAGTLAVLPCNSPRMVWTRDRLKDRQRVVHWDLVRSIPEYSVERILDMSPGVKERVYNGFNKGRITIPKTAFTDGNFSLVINNVGAADRGVYSCNLHHHYCQLHQSIKIQLNTTKSARKEKRYWDGDKTVFVVLLGSSVVLPCVNRRPLWTDGQQEEQQQVAHWDWQPPGVRPDLADRLVDLYASGERRQYGPLFPVDKMSVSEDAFSVGDFSLTISNLQPIDKGLYSCHLHHHYCGLHERRIFRLMVGPPLPPPPLVPTAAPAVPHALPNDDPSHNVVELERPRVVNVILPEHRGHFLQQLGYILATFFLLAFIITIVTVLTRRRRKRGSVWLEYDLQRSKWRGHVTDHGDIALDATELKVCNQEHLNSNYKNNLLKERDMSKDRNKGK
- the mxra8b gene encoding matrix remodeling-associated protein 8b isoform X2, producing the protein MLLLFLSSAVFMPSAWGQSSSSLGVVVEARNITLPAGTLAVLPCNSPRMVWTRDRLKDRQRVVHWDLVRSIPEYSVERILDMSPGVKERVYNGFNKGRITIPKTAFTDGNFSLVINNVGAADRGVYSCNLHHHYCQLHQSIKIQLNTTKSARKEKRYWDGDKTVFVVLLGSSVVLPCVNRRPLWTDGQQEEQQQVAHWDWQPPGVRPDLADRLVDLYASGERRQYGPLFPVDKMSVSEDAFSVGDFSLTISNLQPIDKGLYSCHLHHHYCGLHERRIFRLMVGPPLPPPPLVPTAAPAVPHALPNDDPSHNVVELERPRVVNVILPEHRGHFLQQLGYILATFFLLAFIITIVTVLTRRRRKRGLEYDLQRSKWRGHVTDHGDIALDATELKVCNQEHLNSNYKNNLLKERDMSKDRNKEMDGKLWK
- the mxra8b gene encoding matrix remodeling-associated protein 8b isoform X1, with protein sequence MLLLFLSSAVFMPSAWGQSSSSLGVVVEARNITLPAGTLAVLPCNSPRMVWTRDRLKDRQRVVHWDLVRSIPEYSVERILDMSPGVKERVYNGFNKGRITIPKTAFTDGNFSLVINNVGAADRGVYSCNLHHHYCQLHQSIKIQLNTTKSARKEKRYWDGDKTVFVVLLGSSVVLPCVNRRPLWTDGQQEEQQQVAHWDWQPPGVRPDLADRLVDLYASGERRQYGPLFPVDKMSVSEDAFSVGDFSLTISNLQPIDKGLYSCHLHHHYCGLHERRIFRLMVGPPLPPPPLVPTAAPAVPHALPNDDPSHNVVELERPRVVNVILPEHRGHFLQQLGYILATFFLLAFIITIVTVLTRRRRKRGSVWLEYDLQRSKWRGHVTDHGDIALDATELKVCNQEHLNSNYKNNLLKERDMSKDRNKEMDGKLWK
- the mxra8b gene encoding matrix remodeling-associated protein 8b isoform X4; amino-acid sequence: MLLLFLSSAVFMPSAWGQSSSSLGVVVEARNITLPAGTLAVLPCNSPRMVWTRDRLKDRQRVVHWDLVRSIPEYSVERILDMSPGVKERVYNGFNKGRITIPKTAFTDGNFSLVINNVGAADRGVYSCNLHHHYCQLHQSIKIQLNTTKSARKEKRYWDGDKTVFVVLLGSSVVLPCVNRRPLWTDGQQEEQQQVAHWDWQPPGVRPDLADRLVDLYASGERRQYGPLFPVDKMSVSEDAFSVGDFSLTISNLQPIDKGLYSCHLHHHYCGLHERRIFRLMVGPPLPPPPLVPTAAPAVPHALPNDDPSHNVVELERPRVVNVILPEHRGHFLQQLGYILATFFLLAFIITIVTVLTRRRRKRGLEYDLQRSKWRGHVTDHGDIALDATELKVCNQEHLNSNYKNNLLKERDMSKDRNKGK